A genome region from Halorussus pelagicus includes the following:
- the glmS gene encoding glutamine--fructose-6-phosphate transaminase (isomerizing) → MCGIIGCVGRRDETLDVLLSGLEGLEYRGYDSAGVALSDGDLSVCKREGEIQRLQQAVGSDLDGPVGIGHTRWSTHGPPSDANAHPHTDCEGGVAVVHNGIVENYADLRAELADRGHEFDSDTDTEVIPHLIEEELADGASFEDAFRAAVARLEGSYALAAVSKDSEAILATRHDSPLVVGVADDAAYLASDVPAFLDYTDRVVYLEDGEFARLESGSWTVSDGDGRLLDKSISRVEWDAEETAKSGYDHYMLKEIHEQPRALRKCLRGRVDERTGSVSVESLEGLNPSSVQFVACGTSYHAALYGAQTLREAGIHAQAFLASEYATAPAPVDDDTLVVGITQSGETADTLSALREAERRNVETLAMTNVVGSTAARECDRALFIRAGPEIGVAASKTFSSQVVACNLLAAALADSDDAREVVEALRDLPGQVQELLDSSRAERVADRFVDSEGYFFVGRGYHHPVALEGALKLKEISYKHAEGFPAGELKHGPLALVTEETPVFAVVTGGGEQATKMVGNVKEVEARDAPVVAVTDGSSDVGRYADAVLEVPETHPRVAPVLANVQLQLVAYHVAKQLGRSIDKPRNLAKSVTVE, encoded by the coding sequence ATGTGCGGCATCATCGGCTGTGTCGGTCGGCGCGACGAGACTCTGGACGTTTTGCTGTCGGGTCTCGAAGGTCTCGAATACCGGGGGTACGACTCGGCGGGCGTCGCGCTCTCGGACGGCGACCTCTCAGTCTGCAAGCGCGAGGGCGAGATTCAGCGCCTCCAGCAGGCGGTCGGCTCCGACCTCGACGGACCGGTCGGCATCGGCCACACGCGCTGGAGCACTCACGGCCCGCCGAGCGACGCGAACGCCCACCCTCACACCGACTGCGAGGGCGGCGTGGCGGTGGTCCACAACGGCATCGTCGAGAACTACGCCGACCTCCGGGCGGAACTGGCCGACCGCGGCCACGAGTTCGACAGCGACACAGACACCGAGGTCATTCCCCACCTCATCGAGGAGGAACTCGCGGATGGCGCGAGTTTCGAGGACGCGTTCCGCGCGGCGGTCGCCCGACTGGAGGGGAGTTACGCACTGGCGGCCGTCTCGAAAGACTCCGAGGCTATCCTCGCCACCCGCCACGACTCGCCGCTGGTCGTCGGTGTCGCCGACGACGCGGCGTATCTAGCCAGCGACGTGCCCGCCTTCCTCGACTACACCGACCGCGTCGTCTATCTGGAAGACGGGGAGTTCGCCCGCCTCGAATCCGGGTCATGGACCGTCTCGGACGGCGACGGTCGCCTGCTCGACAAGTCGATTTCCCGCGTCGAGTGGGACGCCGAGGAGACCGCCAAGAGCGGCTACGACCACTACATGCTCAAGGAGATTCACGAGCAACCGCGCGCGCTCCGGAAGTGTCTGCGGGGCCGCGTGGACGAACGGACTGGCTCCGTCTCCGTCGAGTCGCTGGAGGGCCTGAATCCCTCGTCGGTCCAGTTCGTCGCCTGCGGCACCAGCTACCACGCCGCGCTCTACGGCGCACAGACGCTCCGCGAGGCCGGAATCCACGCTCAAGCGTTCCTCGCCAGCGAGTACGCCACCGCGCCCGCGCCGGTGGACGACGACACGCTGGTCGTCGGCATCACCCAGAGCGGCGAGACCGCCGATACCCTGTCTGCGCTTCGGGAAGCCGAGCGACGGAATGTCGAGACGCTGGCGATGACCAACGTCGTGGGTTCGACCGCGGCCCGCGAGTGCGACCGCGCGCTGTTCATCAGGGCCGGGCCGGAAATCGGCGTCGCGGCGAGCAAGACCTTCTCCTCGCAAGTGGTCGCCTGCAACCTGTTGGCGGCCGCGCTCGCCGACAGCGACGACGCCCGCGAAGTCGTCGAGGCGCTTCGGGACCTGCCGGGGCAAGTGCAGGAACTGTTGGACTCCTCGCGCGCCGAGCGGGTCGCCGACCGGTTCGTGGACAGCGAGGGCTACTTCTTCGTCGGCCGGGGATACCACCATCCGGTCGCGCTGGAGGGAGCGCTGAAGCTCAAGGAAATCAGCTACAAGCACGCCGAAGGGTTCCCCGCGGGCGAGTTGAAACACGGACCGCTCGCGCTGGTGACCGAGGAGACGCCGGTGTTCGCGGTCGTGACCGGTGGCGGGGAGCAGGCGACGAAGATGGTCGGGAACGTCAAGGAGGTCGAGGCTCGGGATGCGCCCGTGGTTGCGGTGACGGATGGCTCCTCGGACGTGGGTCGGTACGCCGACGCGGTGCTGGAGGTTCCGGAGACCCATCCGCGCGTTGCCCCGGTGCTGGCGAACGTCCAGTTACAGTTGGTGGCCTACCACGTGGCGAAGCAGTTGGGGCGGTCGATAGACAAACCGCGGAATCTGGCGAAGAGCGTTACGGTGGAGTGA
- a CDS encoding sugar phosphate nucleotidyltransferase translates to MTIRAAVVLAAGEGTRLRPLTRNRPKPMLPAADRPILEHVFDALIGTGIERLHVVVGYKRDRVQDHFGPTYRNVPINYVAQDKQLGSGHALLQAREAVAGEDGFLVVNGDQVIERQMVADVLDAFETDDGNATLAVTEQADVSHYGAVVMDGDRVVELVEKPETDDYRLLNAGVYAFSPAIFEAIEETPRVQGELALTDTLVDLIDEEAVVRGVVTEELWEDATYPWDLLDVSQDLLLGGRVTEPEREESVWVADSATVHDDATLQAPVVVGPDTEVRPGAVVGPDTALGRNATVGANAVVARSVLDTDTRVGPNATLLDCVTGQGVALGANATVPGGQGDVRVGDTVFEGQRLGAVLADRVRADGDVSFAPGTLVGPSAHLRTGVTVSENISEHAEVFR, encoded by the coding sequence ATGACAATTCGCGCTGCCGTCGTGCTGGCCGCGGGCGAGGGGACCCGCCTGCGACCGCTGACCCGAAATCGCCCGAAACCGATGCTCCCGGCCGCTGACAGACCGATTCTCGAACACGTCTTCGACGCGCTCATCGGGACCGGTATCGAGCGGTTGCACGTCGTCGTCGGCTACAAGCGCGACCGCGTGCAGGACCACTTCGGGCCGACCTACCGTAACGTGCCCATCAACTACGTCGCACAGGACAAGCAGTTGGGGAGCGGCCACGCACTCCTTCAGGCCCGCGAGGCCGTTGCGGGCGAGGACGGCTTCCTCGTCGTCAACGGCGACCAGGTCATCGAGCGCCAGATGGTCGCGGACGTGCTGGACGCCTTCGAGACTGACGACGGCAACGCCACGCTCGCTGTCACCGAGCAGGCCGACGTGTCCCACTACGGCGCGGTCGTGATGGACGGCGACCGAGTGGTCGAGTTGGTCGAGAAACCCGAGACCGACGACTACCGCCTGCTCAACGCCGGGGTGTACGCCTTCTCGCCAGCCATCTTCGAGGCCATCGAGGAGACCCCGCGAGTGCAGGGGGAACTCGCGCTGACCGACACGCTGGTCGATCTTATCGACGAGGAGGCGGTCGTCCGCGGGGTCGTCACCGAGGAACTCTGGGAGGACGCGACCTACCCGTGGGACCTGCTTGACGTGTCCCAAGACCTCCTACTCGGCGGGCGCGTCACGGAACCCGAGCGCGAGGAGTCGGTCTGGGTCGCCGACAGCGCGACGGTCCACGACGACGCCACCCTACAGGCTCCGGTCGTCGTCGGTCCCGACACCGAGGTCCGTCCCGGCGCGGTCGTCGGTCCCGACACCGCGCTCGGCCGGAACGCCACTGTCGGCGCGAACGCCGTCGTCGCCCGGTCGGTGCTGGACACCGACACGCGCGTCGGGCCGAACGCCACCCTGCTCGACTGCGTGACCGGACAGGGCGTCGCGCTCGGTGCGAACGCCACGGTTCCGGGCGGACAGGGCGACGTGCGGGTCGGCGACACGGTCTTCGAGGGGCAGCGTCTCGGCGCGGTACTCGCCGACCGAGTGCGCGCCGACGGCGACGTGAGTTTCGCGCCCGGCACGCTCGTCGGACCGAGCGCCCATCTCCGAACGGGCGTGACGGTTTCCGAAAATATAAGCGAACACGCCGAGGTGTTCCGCTGA
- a CDS encoding undecaprenyl-diphosphate phosphatase: MNRAALVAVVAGALQGVFEWLPISSEGNITVFLTALGSSPEAAVQFSLFLHVGTALSATVYYRGELTDVLSTLPRWRPGEAFDGGETATLSFLAVATLASGVVGLAAYATLETVVSALTGGALVALIGVLLVATGVLQRVADGFEFGGRASPDLTDAVLVGALQGLAILPGVSRSGTTASALLFRGHDGPSSFRLSFLLSIPAALGAGILVLLDTGIPSVAPVEAALALGTAAVVGYLTIGALMRVVKRVPFWGVCLGLGALAILGGAALAV; this comes from the coding sequence ATGAACCGGGCCGCGTTGGTCGCCGTCGTCGCCGGAGCGTTACAGGGCGTCTTCGAGTGGTTGCCGATTTCGAGCGAGGGCAACATCACCGTCTTCTTGACCGCGCTCGGGTCCTCACCCGAGGCGGCGGTCCAGTTCTCGCTGTTCCTCCACGTCGGGACCGCGCTCTCGGCGACGGTGTACTACCGCGGAGAGTTGACCGACGTGCTGAGCACGCTCCCGCGCTGGCGGCCGGGCGAGGCCTTCGACGGCGGCGAGACGGCCACCCTCTCGTTTCTCGCCGTCGCCACGCTGGCCTCCGGCGTCGTCGGTCTCGCGGCCTACGCCACGCTAGAGACGGTCGTCTCGGCGCTGACCGGCGGCGCGCTCGTCGCGCTGATCGGCGTTTTACTCGTAGCGACGGGGGTCCTCCAGCGCGTCGCCGACGGGTTCGAGTTCGGCGGCCGAGCGTCGCCGGACCTCACCGACGCCGTGCTGGTCGGCGCGCTTCAGGGACTCGCAATCCTGCCGGGCGTCTCGCGCTCGGGTACCACGGCGTCGGCCCTCCTGTTCCGGGGCCACGACGGTCCCTCGTCGTTCAGACTCTCCTTTCTGCTGTCGATTCCGGCCGCGCTCGGCGCTGGCATCCTCGTCTTGCTCGACACGGGGATTCCGTCGGTCGCGCCCGTCGAGGCCGCCCTCGCGCTCGGGACTGCCGCGGTCGTCGGCTATCTGACCATCGGCGCGCTGATGCGCGTCGTCAAGCGCGTGCCCTTCTGGGGCGTCTGTCTCGGACTGGGCGCGCTGGCGATTCTCGGCGGTGCGGCGCTGGCGGTCTGA
- the rdgB gene encoding RdgB/HAM1 family non-canonical purine NTP pyrophosphatase: MTIRFVTSNAGKVREAREYLTDDVEQINYDYTEIQSDDLAEIATAGAKEAFAETGGDDPVVVDDAGLFVDALGGFPGPYSSYVEDTVGVERVWNLVEMEDSEATASEQSSGDEPRDANRRARFRCVVAYYDGEESKTFDGSVPGRIVAPRGDGGFGYDPIFEHEGETMAEMNTERKNAISHRGRALAKFADWLAENR, encoded by the coding sequence GTGACCATCAGATTCGTGACGAGCAACGCGGGCAAGGTCCGAGAGGCCCGCGAGTACCTCACCGACGACGTGGAGCAGATCAACTACGACTACACCGAAATCCAGAGCGACGACCTCGCGGAAATCGCCACGGCGGGAGCCAAGGAGGCCTTCGCCGAGACCGGCGGCGACGACCCCGTCGTCGTAGACGACGCGGGCCTGTTCGTGGACGCCCTCGGCGGGTTCCCCGGCCCATACTCGTCGTACGTCGAAGACACCGTCGGCGTCGAGCGCGTCTGGAACCTCGTGGAGATGGAGGATAGCGAGGCGACCGCCTCGGAACAGTCGAGCGGTGACGAACCGCGAGACGCGAACCGCCGAGCGCGCTTCCGGTGTGTTGTCGCCTACTACGACGGCGAGGAGTCCAAGACCTTCGACGGTTCCGTGCCGGGGCGCATCGTCGCGCCGCGGGGCGACGGCGGATTCGGCTACGACCCCATCTTCGAACACGAGGGCGAGACGATGGCCGAGATGAACACCGAGCGCAAGAACGCGATTTCCCACCGCGGGCGCGCGCTGGCGAAGTTCGCAGACTGGCTGGCCGAGAATCGGTGA
- a CDS encoding pyruvoyl-dependent arginine decarboxylase, producing MSTIRVAWGTATGPTEMSSYDAALADANLHNYNLVAVSSMIPADADVEAVGTVPDLGPAGERLTVVEARATRVGPGRASAALGWTTSEGDDGDSSGPGLFYEAAGETDPEDVAERVRSGLAAGRELREWEFGDERIETADVRAESDSYATAVVVAVYGESDPIC from the coding sequence ATGAGTACGATTCGGGTCGCGTGGGGCACCGCGACCGGACCCACCGAGATGTCGTCCTACGACGCCGCCTTGGCGGACGCCAACCTCCACAACTACAACCTCGTGGCGGTCTCGTCGATGATTCCCGCCGACGCCGACGTTGAGGCCGTCGGCACGGTTCCGGACCTCGGTCCCGCTGGCGAGCGCCTGACGGTCGTGGAGGCGCGCGCGACCCGCGTCGGTCCCGGCCGCGCCTCGGCCGCGCTCGGGTGGACGACGAGCGAGGGCGACGACGGCGATAGCTCCGGTCCCGGCCTGTTCTACGAGGCCGCGGGCGAGACCGACCCCGAGGACGTGGCCGAGCGCGTCCGCTCGGGTCTCGCGGCGGGCCGCGAGTTGCGCGAGTGGGAGTTCGGCGACGAGCGAATCGAGACCGCCGACGTTCGCGCCGAGTCGGACAGCTACGCAACCGCAGTCGTCGTCGCGGTCTACGGCGAGAGCGACCCCATCTGTTGA
- a CDS encoding DUF5811 family protein — MNGNTPYAGVPGKTQAGHRAQTDVPELSNEQKESLRDSITAIASQTREFLPDEYVVGSKVADDGSGPQAQVSVQPPVGHPVSAGFQPDLDDFDGEDLVTHEEAEVARGLAASAAMQVKQMMGDNITPTAR; from the coding sequence ATGAACGGAAACACCCCCTACGCGGGCGTCCCCGGCAAGACGCAGGCGGGCCACCGCGCCCAGACCGACGTGCCCGAACTCTCCAACGAGCAGAAGGAGTCGCTCCGCGACAGCATCACCGCTATCGCCAGTCAGACCCGCGAGTTCCTTCCCGACGAGTACGTCGTCGGCTCGAAAGTCGCCGACGACGGCAGCGGACCGCAGGCGCAGGTTTCGGTCCAACCGCCGGTCGGCCACCCCGTGAGTGCCGGGTTCCAACCCGACCTCGACGACTTCGACGGTGAAGACCTCGTGACCCACGAGGAAGCCGAGGTCGCCCGCGGTCTCGCGGCCAGCGCGGCCATGCAGGTCAAGCAGATGATGGGTGACAACATCACGCCGACCGCGAGATAA
- a CDS encoding WD40/YVTN/BNR-like repeat-containing protein — protein sequence MTEHDTTRRRFLKASAATVATAALPASATAAESPWTVAETPSDTSDEPWQTAKTPTGNTLYDVEYASDGAYAFGAGGVGLERTSEGWRKIFDGGVTGNGNSLYGADVTDDGERLWFVGSSGAVGEYDVTTGTLYNHSKPVGSTNNFNDVSVTGTAGEANVYVAGDSGKIYYSFENGASQTWNYVTPGSGSGISAIDFHGVRSGHVVDTNQKVFQTTDGVSYQNIGIANANVNFYGVDSDATDDVWVSGGGGMVFHWDGANWTPTDLGDAGLRDIEVTDDDRDGFTVGGGGKVFDLTDRKWAQSATPTGQNLKAVVRGDTNVAVGAGGTIVEK from the coding sequence ATGACCGAACACGATACGACGCGACGACGGTTCCTGAAGGCATCGGCCGCGACGGTCGCAACCGCCGCCCTCCCCGCAAGCGCGACCGCCGCCGAATCGCCGTGGACGGTCGCCGAGACACCGTCGGACACGTCCGACGAGCCTTGGCAGACTGCCAAGACCCCCACCGGAAACACCCTCTACGACGTGGAGTACGCCAGCGACGGCGCGTACGCGTTCGGCGCGGGCGGCGTCGGACTCGAACGGACGAGCGAGGGGTGGCGCAAAATCTTCGACGGCGGCGTCACCGGCAACGGCAACTCGCTGTACGGCGCGGACGTGACCGACGACGGCGAGCGCCTCTGGTTCGTCGGGTCCTCAGGCGCGGTCGGCGAGTACGACGTGACGACGGGCACCCTTTACAACCATTCGAAGCCCGTCGGGAGCACGAACAACTTCAACGACGTGTCCGTGACGGGCACCGCGGGCGAGGCCAACGTCTACGTCGCGGGCGACTCTGGCAAAATCTACTACAGTTTCGAGAACGGCGCGTCCCAGACGTGGAACTACGTCACGCCCGGAAGCGGGTCAGGCATCTCGGCCATCGACTTCCACGGCGTTCGCTCGGGCCACGTCGTAGACACCAACCAGAAGGTGTTCCAGACGACCGACGGCGTCTCGTACCAGAATATCGGCATCGCCAACGCCAACGTCAACTTCTACGGCGTCGATAGCGACGCCACCGACGACGTGTGGGTCTCTGGCGGCGGCGGCATGGTGTTCCACTGGGACGGCGCGAACTGGACACCGACGGACCTCGGCGACGCCGGACTGCGCGACATCGAAGTCACCGACGACGACCGAGACGGCTTCACCGTCGGCGGCGGCGGCAAGGTCTTCGACCTGACCGACCGGAAGTGGGCACAGAGCGCGACGCCGACCGGCCAGAACCTGAAGGCGGTCGTCCGTGGCGACACAAACGTCGCGGTCGGCGCAGGTGGCACCATCGTCGAGAAGTAG
- the infB gene encoding translation initiation factor IF-2, protein MPDTDARNDEQGLRTPIVAVLGHVDHGKTSLLDKIRGSTVIEGEAGAITQHIGATAIPLDVVSKVAGSLIDPSDFDLPGLLFIDTPGHHSFTTLRSRGGALADIAILVVDVNDGFQPQTLEAINILKQSQTPFVVAANKIDTVPGWKPNEDAPVQQTKEAQSDRASSMLDEKLYEIIGELSDEGFSADMYWRVQDFRGNIGVVPVSAETGEGVPDLLTVLMGLAQRYMKEDMAIDVSGPGAGTVLEVKEEKGFGTTLDVVLYDGTIREDETIVVGGLDDPIVTDVRAILKPRPLAEIRTEDRFEKVEEIAAASGVKIAAPDLGNAMAGAPVRVVRDRDIDEVITEVRAELSEIEVETQEQGVVVKADTLGSLEAIANAMAEAEIPIMRAEVGDVAPRDISVASTAGEDKHKTILAFNVDVLADAEREAEESDVKLFESGVIYRLIEEYEEYVEELERAQQETVMDNITRPARFQILQDHTFRQNDPAVVGVEVLSGTIKKNSNVVKFEGNDPTRVGHLKGIQEQGDDVDEARSGNRVSVAIDGPTVGRQIEEGDELWMEVPEKHAKILEQELADDIPVDELEALTMYLDKQRKRDPFWGK, encoded by the coding sequence ATGCCTGACACTGATGCACGCAATGACGAACAAGGTTTGCGAACCCCAATCGTGGCAGTATTGGGACACGTAGACCACGGCAAGACCAGTCTACTGGACAAGATTCGCGGCTCGACCGTCATCGAAGGCGAGGCGGGCGCAATCACCCAGCACATCGGCGCGACGGCGATTCCTCTCGACGTGGTTTCGAAGGTCGCCGGAAGCCTCATCGACCCGAGCGACTTCGACCTGCCCGGCCTGCTATTCATCGACACGCCGGGCCACCACTCGTTCACGACGCTGCGCTCGCGGGGCGGCGCGCTCGCGGACATCGCCATCCTCGTGGTGGACGTGAACGACGGCTTCCAGCCACAGACCCTCGAAGCCATCAACATCCTCAAGCAGTCCCAGACGCCGTTCGTCGTCGCGGCGAACAAGATAGACACCGTGCCGGGGTGGAAGCCCAACGAGGACGCGCCGGTCCAGCAGACCAAGGAGGCCCAGAGCGACCGGGCGAGTTCGATGCTCGACGAGAAACTCTACGAGATAATCGGGGAGTTGAGCGACGAGGGGTTCTCGGCGGACATGTACTGGCGCGTGCAGGACTTCCGGGGGAACATCGGCGTCGTCCCCGTCAGCGCAGAGACCGGCGAGGGCGTCCCGGACCTGCTGACCGTCCTGATGGGACTGGCCCAGCGGTACATGAAAGAAGACATGGCCATCGACGTGTCGGGACCGGGCGCGGGGACCGTCCTCGAAGTCAAAGAGGAGAAGGGCTTCGGGACGACCCTCGACGTGGTGCTGTACGACGGGACCATCCGCGAGGACGAGACCATCGTGGTCGGGGGTCTCGACGACCCCATCGTGACCGACGTGCGCGCCATCCTGAAGCCCCGACCGCTCGCCGAGATTCGGACCGAAGACCGCTTCGAGAAGGTCGAGGAAATCGCGGCCGCCTCCGGGGTGAAAATCGCCGCGCCGGACCTCGGGAACGCGATGGCGGGCGCGCCAGTCCGGGTCGTCCGTGACCGCGACATCGATGAGGTCATCACCGAGGTTCGGGCCGAACTCTCCGAAATCGAGGTCGAAACGCAGGAGCAGGGCGTCGTCGTGAAGGCCGACACCCTCGGGAGTCTGGAGGCCATCGCCAACGCCATGGCCGAGGCCGAGATTCCCATCATGCGCGCCGAAGTCGGCGACGTGGCACCGCGGGACATCAGCGTCGCCTCGACCGCGGGCGAGGACAAGCACAAGACCATCCTCGCGTTCAACGTGGACGTGCTGGCCGACGCCGAGCGAGAGGCCGAGGAGAGCGACGTGAAACTGTTCGAGAGCGGCGTCATCTACCGGCTCATCGAGGAGTACGAGGAGTACGTCGAGGAACTCGAACGCGCCCAGCAGGAGACGGTGATGGACAACATCACCCGGCCCGCCCGGTTCCAGATTCTCCAGGACCACACCTTCCGGCAGAACGACCCCGCGGTGGTCGGCGTCGAAGTCCTCTCTGGCACCATCAAGAAGAACAGCAACGTCGTGAAGTTCGAGGGCAACGACCCCACGCGGGTCGGCCACCTCAAGGGAATTCAGGAGCAGGGCGACGACGTGGACGAGGCCCGGAGCGGCAACCGCGTCAGCGTCGCCATCGACGGCCCGACGGTCGGCCGCCAGATAGAGGAAGGCGACGAACTCTGGATGGAGGTCCCCGAGAAGCACGCCAAGATTCTCGAACAGGAACTGGCCGACGACATCCCCGTGGACGAACTGGAGGCGCTCACGATGTACCTCGACAAACAGCGCAAGCGCGACCCCTTCTGGGGGAAGTGA
- a CDS encoding PRC-barrel domain-containing protein, translating to MSEILAENLSGKAVMGSDGTELGMLYNITMDLKTGELADLLIEPDEQLDSTTVAFDSDEEGRFQVPVKRVQAVKDYIVVQR from the coding sequence ATGTCGGAAATCCTCGCCGAAAACCTCTCGGGGAAAGCCGTCATGGGGTCGGACGGGACGGAACTCGGCATGTTGTACAATATCACCATGGACCTCAAGACGGGCGAACTCGCCGACTTGCTCATCGAACCGGACGAACAGTTGGACAGTACCACGGTGGCGTTCGACTCGGACGAAGAGGGTCGGTTTCAGGTCCCCGTGAAACGAGTGCAGGCGGTAAAAGACTACATCGTCGTTCAGCGGTAA
- a CDS encoding NOB1 family endonuclease, which yields MYVLDSSAFINEYHTTNDTATIPMVREELEDESAYRFDAMEGSGMHIHIPQDGAVERVRRAAEETGDLEELSDTDVRLIAAAFELDARLVTDDYAMQNVAEHMDVSVEVIAQDGIAEQRDWKFQCQGCGREFDENKDRCPICGSELTRKNPSNA from the coding sequence ATGTACGTTTTAGACTCCTCAGCCTTCATCAACGAGTATCACACGACAAACGACACCGCGACCATCCCCATGGTCCGGGAGGAACTCGAAGACGAGAGCGCCTATCGCTTCGACGCGATGGAAGGGTCGGGGATGCACATCCACATCCCGCAGGACGGCGCGGTCGAGCGCGTCCGTCGGGCCGCCGAGGAGACCGGTGACCTCGAAGAACTATCGGACACCGACGTTCGCCTCATCGCGGCCGCCTTCGAACTCGACGCCAGACTCGTCACCGACGACTACGCGATGCAGAACGTCGCCGAACACATGGACGTGAGCGTCGAGGTCATCGCCCAAGACGGCATCGCCGAACAGCGCGACTGGAAGTTCCAGTGTCAGGGTTGCGGCCGGGAGTTCGACGAGAACAAGGACAGATGTCCCATCTGCGGGAGCGAACTCACGCGCAAGAACCCCTCGAACGCCTGA
- a CDS encoding CopG family transcriptional regulator: protein MESRYSITFERDRAKRIETLAREYDLTTQEVLQQLIEVGLEEIETDE, encoded by the coding sequence ATGGAGAGTCGGTATTCGATAACTTTCGAGCGCGACCGCGCCAAGCGCATCGAGACGCTGGCCCGAGAGTACGATCTCACGACGCAGGAAGTGCTCCAGCAACTCATCGAGGTCGGTCTCGAAGAGATAGAGACCGACGAGTAA
- a CDS encoding CPBP family intramembrane glutamic endopeptidase, which translates to MEDRSAATVGVAVAALALAAAAFPWGTTGVGPVENVVLAVLAGTAFGAFSLRRHDLLGRASGSLTAGVASFGIVGYAAVATAGALAGESALVVEFPSTLSPWGVGLAFLGGVGGVIAAYGDGRGYPDSLRQAAKAASWSLAVGYAGLFAIAMWGSLLVTVAAGVVPGEPGTAVRLALSSVALGLGTGTVALVYFQWSDKTLAHLDFRIPSVRDVGYTVGGVVAIFALQSVISVVLTELGVGTANHNIQQTAAGNASVLLLMIPAAWLIIGPGEELLYRNIIQNELYDTFGGWGAVVVGSVAFSLAHIPAYSAGASDFASLASTLAVIFCLSFVLGATYLKTDNVTVPALIHGTYDAVVFGAMYLQLSGGV; encoded by the coding sequence ATGGAAGACCGTTCTGCTGCGACCGTCGGCGTCGCGGTGGCAGCCCTCGCGCTTGCGGCCGCCGCGTTCCCGTGGGGTACGACCGGCGTCGGACCCGTCGAGAACGTCGTCCTCGCGGTTCTCGCGGGGACCGCGTTCGGGGCGTTCTCGCTCCGACGCCACGACCTGCTCGGCCGGGCCTCGGGGTCGCTGACCGCTGGCGTCGCCAGTTTCGGTATCGTCGGCTACGCGGCTGTCGCAACTGCGGGCGCGCTCGCCGGTGAAAGCGCGCTCGTCGTCGAATTCCCCTCGACGCTCTCGCCGTGGGGCGTCGGACTCGCGTTCCTCGGCGGCGTCGGTGGGGTCATCGCGGCCTACGGTGACGGCCGAGGATACCCCGACTCGCTCCGACAGGCCGCCAAAGCGGCCAGCTGGAGCCTCGCGGTCGGCTACGCGGGACTGTTCGCCATCGCCATGTGGGGAAGTCTGCTCGTGACCGTCGCCGCCGGAGTCGTCCCCGGCGAACCCGGCACTGCGGTCCGACTCGCGCTCAGTTCGGTCGCGCTTGGACTGGGAACCGGAACCGTCGCGCTCGTCTACTTCCAGTGGAGCGACAAGACGCTCGCGCACCTCGACTTTCGGATTCCTTCCGTTCGAGACGTGGGATACACGGTCGGCGGCGTCGTTGCGATATTCGCTCTCCAGTCGGTCATCTCCGTCGTCCTCACGGAACTCGGCGTGGGTACCGCGAACCACAACATCCAGCAGACAGCAGCGGGCAACGCGAGCGTCCTGCTGTTGATGATTCCGGCGGCGTGGCTCATCATCGGTCCCGGCGAGGAGTTGCTCTACCGAAACATCATCCAGAATGAACTCTATGACACCTTCGGCGGGTGGGGTGCAGTGGTCGTCGGTAGCGTAGCGTTCTCGCTGGCCCACATCCCGGCCTACTCCGCCGGGGCGTCGGACTTCGCGTCGCTCGCCAGCACGCTCGCGGTCATCTTCTGTCTCTCGTTCGTGCTCGGTGCGACGTATCTGAAGACGGACAACGTCACCGTCCCGGCACTGATTCACGGCACGTACGACGCCGTCGTCTTCGGCGCGATGTACCTTCAACTGAGCGGCGGCGTCTGA